The following are encoded together in the Desulfovibrio sp. Huiquan2017 genome:
- the hisG gene encoding ATP phosphoribosyltransferase has translation MSEQFLRLGVPKGSLQDATIKLFEKAGWKIKLHERNYFPDIDDNRIKCSLARAQEMSMYVENGTFDVGLTGMDWIRENKSDVVVVDDLIYSKVSNRKARWVLCVRGDSPYKRPEDLEGKKISTELMGFTKEYFESMGIHVDVSFSWGTTEAKVVEGLCDGIVEITETGTTIKANGLRIIAELMQTNTQIIANKDAWADPEKRQLIEEINLLLQGALRAGKMVGLKMNLPKDKLKDLNGTLPSLNSPTVAELQDPNWLSVEVMVEEKIVRELIPRLVGFGAEGIIEYPLNKVI, from the coding sequence ATGAGTGAACAATTTCTCCGACTCGGCGTGCCCAAGGGCTCTCTCCAGGATGCGACCATCAAACTGTTCGAAAAGGCAGGCTGGAAGATCAAGCTGCACGAGCGCAACTATTTCCCGGATATCGACGACAACCGCATCAAGTGCTCCCTGGCCCGCGCCCAGGAAATGTCCATGTACGTCGAGAACGGCACTTTCGACGTGGGCCTGACCGGCATGGACTGGATCCGCGAGAACAAGTCCGACGTGGTCGTGGTTGACGACCTGATCTATTCCAAGGTCTCCAACCGCAAGGCCCGCTGGGTGCTCTGCGTGCGCGGCGACTCCCCGTACAAGCGGCCCGAGGACCTGGAAGGCAAGAAGATCTCCACCGAGCTCATGGGCTTCACCAAGGAGTACTTCGAGTCCATGGGCATCCACGTGGATGTGTCCTTTTCCTGGGGAACCACCGAGGCCAAGGTGGTCGAGGGACTGTGCGACGGCATCGTCGAGATCACCGAGACCGGCACGACGATCAAGGCCAACGGCCTGCGGATCATCGCCGAACTGATGCAGACCAACACCCAGATCATCGCCAACAAGGACGCCTGGGCCGACCCCGAAAAGCGCCAGCTCATCGAGGAGATCAACCTGCTCCTCCAGGGCGCGTTGCGCGCCGGCAAGATGGTCGGACTCAAGATGAACCTGCCCAAGGATAAGCTCAAGGATCTCAACGGCACCTTGCCGTCCCTCAATTCTCCCACCGTGGCCGAGCTTCAGGACCCCAACTGGTTGTCCGTGGAAGTCATGGTCGAGGAGAAGATCGTCCGCGAACTGATCCCCCGGCTTGTCGGGTTCGGCGCCGAGGGCATCATCGAGTATCCGTTGAACAAGGTCATCTAG
- a CDS encoding HD domain-containing phosphohydrolase: MPPENCSPDVLASLIEIARTAEARGQTTAFHSEKVARVAHGIAKALDRPKNILARLLLTGRLHNIGLVGTRDSILLKTTRLTPGEFKHVQDHTRVGAALLAPIPQLADVAEVCLSHHERWDGSGYPDGLAGEAIPRLARLIAVADTYCAMISERPYRDSLPRPVAAEIITEERGTRLCPECVDGFLTWFRKTDGRIDLF; the protein is encoded by the coding sequence ATGCCACCCGAAAACTGCTCTCCCGATGTTCTCGCAAGCCTGATCGAGATAGCCCGCACCGCCGAAGCCCGCGGCCAGACCACCGCCTTTCACTCCGAAAAAGTCGCCCGCGTCGCCCATGGCATAGCCAAGGCCCTGGACCGGCCCAAGAACATCCTCGCGCGACTGCTCTTGACCGGCAGGCTGCACAACATCGGCCTGGTCGGCACCCGGGACTCGATCCTGCTCAAAACCACCCGGCTCACTCCCGGAGAATTCAAACACGTCCAGGACCACACCCGGGTGGGCGCGGCCCTGCTCGCTCCCATACCCCAACTGGCCGACGTGGCCGAGGTCTGCCTGTCCCACCACGAACGGTGGGACGGCTCGGGTTATCCCGACGGCTTGGCCGGAGAGGCGATCCCGCGCCTCGCCCGGCTCATCGCCGTGGCCGACACCTACTGCGCCATGATCTCCGAACGCCCCTACCGCGACTCCCTGCCCCGGCCAGTGGCCGCCGAGATCATCACCGAGGAACGCGGAACGCGGCTTTGCCCCGAATGCGTGGACGGTTTCCTTACCTGGTTCAGGAAAACCGACGGCCGCATCGACCTGTTCTAG
- a CDS encoding DEAD/DEAH box helicase, translated as MESPVLEYVSAMLDSERMAHQIAHHRIVEGADARFGEPRRPWPAVLRSALSLLGIDRLYAHQAEAVDYIRAGRHVVVATPTASGKTLTYNLPVMEQILADPESKALYLFPLKALAQDQLKGFNELAALLPLEGHEDRRPTAAIYDGDTSPHFRKKIRNAPPNVILSNPEMVHLSMLPHHAGWAEFLSGLTHIVVDEVHTYRGVMGGHMAMVFRRLMRLCRYYGANPTFVFCSATIGNPAELCRMLTGLDVHPILESGAAHGGRHMIFINPDASPSMAAITLLRAALARGLRTIVYCQSRKMTELISLWAAEKSGEFKSRISAYRAGFLPEERREIEARMADGELLAVISTSALELGIDIGGLDVCIMVGYPGSIMATLQRGGRVGRSRRDSAVALIAQEDALDQYFMRNPDDFFARPPESAMLNPFNPVTMDRHLICAAAELTLRRGESFLAEEPVARRVEQLVEAGQLFEVEPDLPGHPVEIVTPRKRPHRDVDLRGAGRQMHIEDNSLSGDKAPVIGTIDQYRAFRETHPGAVYLHRGRTFVIRDLDLATNAVHAEARRVGYYTRPRGSKDTEILEVLGQKASFGTRVYFGRVKVTDMITGYEKRSVRGGKLLGINPLDLPPQVFETEAIWFEIGHDIRRRCEEEFLHFMGGIHAFEHAAIGMLPLLVMADRNDLGGISTPMHPQVDGPAVFIYDGMPGGAGLTRQAFERADELIETTLRTIRDCPCELGCPSCVHSPKCGSGNRPIDKRAALFVLEAIRSGDPQSIIPKDIDVNTLPGIDTKRPAPKRYGVLDIETRFSADEVGGWNRADRMGVSIACLWDSGEEAMFDYEQDDMDELVARLKEFDLVIGFNHIKFDYAVLGGLHPFPFRSLPNLDLLVEVNNRLGYRVKLDNIASATLGAGKSADGLMALKWWKEGRLDLITEYCRQDVAVTRDVYLFGREHGHVFFTNKAGQKVRLPIDW; from the coding sequence GTGGAAAGCCCCGTTCTCGAATACGTCTCGGCCATGCTCGATTCAGAGCGCATGGCCCATCAGATTGCCCACCATCGCATCGTCGAGGGTGCGGACGCCCGTTTCGGCGAACCGCGCCGTCCGTGGCCCGCCGTCCTGCGAAGCGCGCTGTCGCTGCTCGGCATCGACCGGCTGTACGCCCACCAGGCCGAGGCCGTGGACTATATCCGCGCGGGGCGGCATGTGGTCGTGGCCACGCCCACGGCCAGCGGCAAGACCCTGACCTACAATCTGCCGGTCATGGAACAGATCCTGGCCGATCCCGAGTCCAAGGCGCTGTACCTGTTTCCGCTCAAGGCTCTGGCCCAGGACCAATTGAAGGGGTTCAACGAACTGGCCGCGCTTTTGCCCCTGGAAGGGCATGAGGACCGCAGGCCCACGGCGGCCATCTACGACGGCGACACCTCGCCGCACTTTCGCAAGAAGATCCGCAACGCGCCGCCCAACGTGATTCTGTCCAACCCGGAGATGGTCCATCTGTCCATGCTCCCGCACCATGCGGGCTGGGCCGAGTTCCTGTCCGGGCTGACGCATATCGTGGTGGACGAGGTGCATACCTACCGCGGCGTCATGGGCGGGCACATGGCCATGGTCTTCCGTCGGCTCATGCGGCTGTGCCGCTACTACGGGGCCAATCCTACCTTCGTCTTCTGTTCGGCGACCATCGGCAACCCGGCCGAGCTGTGCCGGATGCTGACCGGGCTCGACGTCCACCCCATTCTGGAGTCCGGCGCCGCCCATGGCGGACGGCACATGATTTTCATCAATCCGGACGCGAGCCCGTCCATGGCGGCCATCACCCTGCTCAGGGCGGCGCTGGCGCGCGGCTTGCGGACCATCGTCTATTGCCAGTCGCGCAAGATGACCGAACTCATTTCCCTCTGGGCGGCCGAGAAAAGCGGGGAGTTCAAAAGCCGGATATCCGCCTACCGGGCCGGGTTCCTGCCCGAGGAGCGGCGCGAGATCGAGGCGCGCATGGCCGACGGCGAACTGCTCGCGGTCATCTCCACCTCGGCCTTGGAGCTGGGCATCGACATCGGCGGACTGGACGTCTGCATCATGGTCGGCTACCCGGGTTCGATCATGGCCACGTTGCAGCGGGGCGGCCGCGTGGGGCGCAGCCGACGGGACTCGGCCGTGGCGCTCATCGCCCAGGAGGACGCCCTGGACCAGTATTTCATGCGCAACCCGGACGATTTCTTCGCCCGCCCGCCCGAGTCGGCCATGCTCAACCCGTTCAATCCGGTGACCATGGACCGCCACCTGATCTGCGCAGCCGCCGAACTTACCCTGCGCCGGGGCGAGTCGTTTCTGGCCGAGGAGCCGGTGGCCCGTCGGGTGGAGCAACTGGTGGAGGCCGGACAGCTTTTTGAGGTGGAACCCGATTTGCCGGGCCACCCTGTGGAGATCGTCACTCCGCGCAAGCGACCGCACCGGGACGTGGACCTGCGCGGCGCGGGCCGCCAGATGCACATCGAGGACAATTCCCTGTCCGGAGACAAGGCGCCCGTCATCGGGACCATAGACCAGTACCGGGCGTTCCGCGAAACCCATCCGGGCGCCGTCTACCTGCACCGGGGCCGGACCTTCGTGATCCGGGACCTGGATCTGGCCACCAACGCGGTGCATGCCGAGGCCCGGCGGGTGGGCTATTATACCCGGCCGCGCGGCTCCAAGGATACGGAGATCCTGGAGGTCCTTGGACAGAAGGCGAGCTTCGGCACGCGCGTCTATTTCGGGCGGGTCAAAGTTACGGATATGATCACCGGCTACGAGAAGCGCTCTGTCCGCGGCGGCAAGCTGCTCGGCATCAACCCGCTGGACCTGCCGCCCCAGGTCTTCGAGACCGAGGCCATCTGGTTTGAGATCGGCCACGACATCCGGCGGCGGTGCGAGGAGGAATTTCTGCATTTCATGGGCGGTATCCATGCCTTCGAGCACGCGGCCATCGGCATGCTTCCACTCCTGGTCATGGCCGACCGCAACGACCTGGGCGGCATCTCCACGCCCATGCACCCCCAGGTGGACGGTCCGGCGGTGTTCATCTACGACGGCATGCCCGGCGGCGCGGGGCTGACCCGCCAGGCCTTCGAGCGTGCCGACGAACTCATCGAGACCACGTTGCGGACCATCCGGGATTGCCCGTGCGAACTGGGCTGTCCGTCCTGCGTGCATTCGCCCAAGTGCGGCTCGGGCAACCGGCCCATCGACAAGCGGGCCGCCCTGTTCGTGCTGGAGGCCATCCGCTCGGGCGACCCCCAATCCATAATCCCCAAGGATATCGACGTGAACACACTTCCCGGCATCGACACCAAGCGGCCCGCGCCCAAGCGATACGGCGTTCTGGACATCGAAACCCGTTTTTCCGCCGACGAGGTGGGCGGCTGGAACCGCGCCGACCGCATGGGCGTGTCCATCGCCTGCCTGTGGGACTCGGGCGAGGAGGCCATGTTCGACTACGAGCAGGACGACATGGACGAGTTGGTGGCTCGCCTCAAGGAGTTCGACCTGGTCATCGGCTTTAATCACATCAAGTTCGACTACGCCGTGCTCGGCGGGCTGCACCCGTTCCCCTTCCGCTCTTTGCCCAACCTCGATCTTTTGGTGGAAGTCAACAACCGGCTGGGCTACCGGGTCAAGCTCGACAACATCGCTTCGGCCACGCTGGGCGCGGGCAAGTCCGCCGACGGGCTCATGGCCCTCAAGTGGTGGAAGGAAGGACGCCTGGACCTGATCACCGAGTATTGCCGCCAGGACGTGGCCGTAACCCGGGACGTGTACCTGTTCGGCCGCGAACACGGTCACGTCTTCTTCACCAACAAGGCCGGGCAAAAGGTCCGGCTGCCCATCGACTGGTAG
- a CDS encoding PrsW family glutamic-type intramembrane protease, with translation MNYALLFLSILPSVVLMWMFLTSDKYPEPPGALTVAFLLGMLVPVVFYVLSPLFDFAQALFPADNPYLSGALDAFLLAAVPEECLKFAVLYGLCRRFPAFDEPMDGIVYGVTVAVGFATFENLAYVMAADNSMLAVARGVLAVPSHAMDGAIMGYFVGRAAFADGGGRGLLAKALLIPILLHGLYDTPVLVHAHVEAVGVRLAAPASAALNWLFLTVVLWQIGYVAKITGKMRREQEPGPLPRPEASPDAVSAVVAEVAQDVIQSDVVCVIRNTRTGMDMLLVVLCALGLFLSLGVPLFGEVDVLGGLNAVLPLLFLGGSILFGFRSMVGLIKNLSPLRLRRLRERECGASPKPEAAGTRRGKSPAGDA, from the coding sequence GTGAACTACGCGCTTCTTTTCCTGTCCATCCTGCCGTCGGTCGTCCTGATGTGGATGTTCCTGACCAGCGACAAGTACCCCGAACCGCCGGGCGCGCTCACCGTCGCCTTCCTGCTCGGGATGCTCGTTCCGGTGGTCTTTTACGTCCTCTCCCCGCTCTTCGACTTCGCCCAAGCCCTGTTCCCGGCGGACAACCCCTATCTGTCGGGCGCCTTGGACGCCTTCCTGCTCGCGGCCGTGCCCGAGGAGTGCCTGAAATTCGCCGTGCTCTACGGTCTGTGCAGGCGCTTCCCCGCCTTTGACGAACCCATGGACGGCATTGTCTACGGCGTGACCGTGGCCGTCGGGTTCGCCACCTTTGAGAACCTGGCCTATGTCATGGCCGCCGACAACTCCATGCTCGCCGTGGCCAGGGGAGTGCTGGCCGTGCCGAGCCATGCCATGGACGGGGCCATCATGGGCTATTTCGTCGGCCGGGCCGCCTTTGCGGACGGCGGCGGACGAGGCTTGTTGGCCAAGGCCCTGCTCATTCCGATACTCCTGCACGGCCTCTATGACACGCCCGTGCTGGTCCACGCCCACGTCGAGGCCGTGGGCGTTCGGCTGGCTGCCCCGGCGTCGGCCGCGCTGAATTGGTTGTTCCTCACGGTGGTTCTGTGGCAGATAGGCTATGTGGCCAAGATAACGGGCAAGATGCGCAGGGAACAGGAACCGGGCCCCCTTCCGCGACCGGAGGCCTCGCCCGACGCGGTTTCCGCCGTGGTCGCGGAGGTGGCGCAGGATGTGATCCAATCCGACGTGGTCTGCGTCATCCGCAACACCCGCACAGGCATGGACATGCTTCTCGTGGTTCTCTGCGCCCTCGGTCTGTTCCTGAGCCTGGGCGTGCCCCTCTTCGGGGAGGTCGACGTCCTCGGCGGATTGAACGCTGTGCTGCCGCTCCTTTTCCTGGGCGGCTCCATCTTGTTCGGCTTCCGGTCCATGGTCGGCCTGATCAAGAACCTGAGTCCGCTCCGACTGCGGCGGCTGCGGGAACGGGAGTGCGGTGCTTCGCCGAAGCCGGAGGCCGCGGGGACCCGGCGCGGGAAGTCCCCGGCCGGGGACGCCTGA
- the hisI gene encoding phosphoribosyl-AMP cyclohydrolase: MIRPDFEKMNGLVPAIAQDAETGEILMMAYMNEESWEKTLKTGEAHYWSRSRQEIWHKGGTSGHTQKVKSIRIDCDDDTLVLLIEQIGGAACHKGYRSCFYRELKDGVVSECSPYVFDPKEVYKK; the protein is encoded by the coding sequence GTGATCAGACCTGATTTCGAAAAAATGAACGGCCTTGTGCCCGCCATCGCCCAGGACGCCGAGACCGGCGAAATCCTGATGATGGCCTACATGAATGAAGAATCCTGGGAAAAGACCCTCAAAACCGGCGAGGCCCATTACTGGAGCCGCAGCCGTCAGGAGATATGGCATAAGGGCGGTACCTCGGGCCATACGCAGAAGGTGAAGTCCATCCGCATTGACTGCGACGACGACACCTTGGTACTTCTGATCGAGCAGATCGGCGGCGCGGCCTGCCACAAGGGCTACCGCTCCTGTTTCTACCGCGAACTCAAGGACGGCGTGGTCAGCGAATGCTCGCCCTACGTCTTCGACCCCAAAGAGGTATATAAGAAATGA